A genomic stretch from Terriglobus sp. RCC_193 includes:
- a CDS encoding SET domain-containing protein, which yields MILRSSPVHGCGCYTLDPIRSGAHVAEYDGPRMTKAEADERYADRDITYLFGVQDRDTVIDGFGTAMFINHCCEPNCQTEEDEEGRVYILALRNIAAGEELTYEYHLYDSDEDDQPCYCNTDACRGTMFSEAEVRRRKKLGLPMTLKKKSRK from the coding sequence TTGATCCTTCGTTCCTCGCCGGTCCACGGCTGCGGCTGTTACACCCTTGACCCCATTCGCAGCGGCGCCCACGTGGCGGAATACGACGGCCCTCGTATGACCAAGGCCGAGGCCGACGAACGCTATGCTGACCGCGACATCACTTATCTCTTCGGCGTGCAGGACCGCGATACGGTCATCGACGGCTTCGGTACGGCCATGTTCATCAACCACTGCTGCGAGCCGAACTGCCAGACAGAAGAGGATGAAGAGGGACGCGTTTACATCCTGGCGCTGCGGAACATCGCCGCCGGTGAGGAACTGACCTACGAGTACCACCTCTACGATTCCGACGAAGACGACCAGCCCTGCTACTGCAACACGGACGCCTGCCGGGGAACCATGTTCAGCGAGGCCGAAGTCCGTCGGCGGAAGAAGCTGGGACTGCCCATGACACTGAAGAAGAAATCACGCAAATAG
- the metE gene encoding 5-methyltetrahydropteroyltriglutamate--homocysteine S-methyltransferase has product MALQAYTTLAGLKTANLGFPRMGRQRELKFALEGFWAGKRTEAELLDTAASLRAEHWRLQKAAGIDFIPANDFALYDQVLDALVLMGATPERFGTGKVTLERYFAMARNSKEQTAMEMTKWFDTNYHYLVPEWSAGLGFNVDTAKLLNEIAEARALGIEPRPVLIGPLTLLLLGKGVDGFDPFTLAEKLIAAYKSVLHALAQQNIEWIQIDEPILATDLPEGAAEFFRSAYAELAKTPIKLVLTTYFDRLGSNLALAVEARTAGVHIDLVRAPQQLEEILATLSPEQVLSLGVVEGRNIWLTDFAVARELISKAVAALGAERVIVAPSCSLLHVPHDLRSETRLPARVKSWLRFAEEKLAEIAALASSDEAAFTANVAAIADRAAAESSTNQEVRSKLASLLESDFARRSPYSERTEKQRAALGLPLFPTTTIGSFPQTAEVRKHRAAFKHGHESAEAYEAFLREATEHCIRQQEEIGLDVLVHGEFERNDMVEYFAEFLEGFVFTENGWVQSYGSRCVKPPIIFGDVSRPRPMTVTWSNYARSLTSRPMKGMLTGPITILQWSFVRNDIPRQQTAWQIALALRSEVNDLEAAGIRIIQVDEPALREGLPLRHADWETYLDWAVKAFRLSTSGVEDETQIHTHMCYCEFEDVLPSIAALDADVISMESARSQMELLDAFRAHGYPNEIGPGVYDIHSPRVPSAEEMGELLGLAINALKPGQVWVNPDCGLKTRGWPETVEALKNMCEAAVQARIAFTA; this is encoded by the coding sequence ATGGCATTACAGGCATACACAACACTTGCCGGTCTGAAGACAGCAAACCTCGGCTTCCCCCGTATGGGACGGCAGCGTGAATTGAAGTTTGCCCTGGAAGGATTCTGGGCGGGCAAGCGCACCGAAGCAGAGCTTCTGGACACCGCAGCATCCCTTCGCGCCGAGCATTGGAGATTGCAGAAGGCTGCAGGCATTGATTTCATCCCCGCCAATGATTTCGCGCTATATGACCAGGTGCTGGACGCGCTGGTTCTGATGGGTGCTACACCGGAACGCTTTGGCACCGGCAAAGTCACGCTGGAGCGCTACTTCGCTATGGCGCGCAACAGCAAAGAACAGACCGCCATGGAGATGACCAAGTGGTTCGATACGAACTACCATTACCTTGTCCCCGAATGGAGCGCCGGACTGGGCTTTAACGTCGATACGGCGAAGCTTCTGAATGAAATTGCAGAGGCACGCGCACTCGGCATTGAGCCTCGTCCTGTTCTCATTGGACCGCTGACATTGCTGCTTCTGGGCAAAGGTGTGGATGGCTTTGATCCCTTCACGCTTGCTGAGAAACTTATCGCCGCCTATAAATCTGTGCTTCACGCGTTGGCACAGCAGAACATCGAGTGGATACAGATTGACGAGCCGATCCTTGCCACGGATCTTCCCGAAGGCGCAGCAGAGTTCTTCCGCAGCGCTTATGCGGAACTGGCAAAGACTCCGATCAAACTGGTGTTGACTACTTACTTCGACCGCCTGGGCAGCAATCTCGCACTCGCTGTTGAGGCACGCACTGCAGGCGTGCACATTGACCTTGTTCGTGCACCGCAGCAATTGGAAGAAATTCTCGCAACGCTTTCGCCGGAGCAGGTTCTGAGCCTCGGTGTAGTGGAAGGACGCAACATCTGGCTGACGGATTTTGCTGTTGCTCGAGAGTTGATTTCAAAGGCTGTTGCTGCGTTGGGAGCAGAGCGCGTCATCGTTGCACCGTCTTGCTCACTGCTGCACGTGCCACATGATCTGCGCAGCGAAACCAGGCTGCCTGCGCGTGTCAAAAGCTGGCTGCGCTTCGCGGAAGAAAAGCTCGCAGAAATCGCGGCGCTCGCCTCTTCGGATGAAGCTGCATTCACGGCAAATGTGGCTGCGATTGCAGATCGTGCAGCTGCGGAATCCTCCACGAATCAGGAAGTGCGGTCGAAGCTTGCGTCACTGTTGGAATCGGATTTCGCACGCAGGTCGCCTTACAGCGAGCGCACGGAAAAGCAACGCGCCGCACTCGGCTTGCCACTCTTCCCCACCACGACCATCGGATCCTTCCCGCAGACAGCAGAAGTGCGTAAGCATCGTGCCGCATTCAAACATGGCCATGAATCAGCAGAAGCATACGAGGCATTCCTTCGCGAAGCCACCGAACATTGCATCCGTCAGCAGGAAGAGATCGGCCTCGATGTGCTGGTTCACGGCGAGTTCGAACGCAATGACATGGTCGAATACTTCGCCGAATTCCTGGAAGGATTCGTGTTCACGGAGAACGGCTGGGTGCAGAGCTATGGTTCACGCTGCGTGAAGCCTCCCATCATCTTCGGCGATGTCTCGCGTCCGCGTCCGATGACGGTGACGTGGTCAAACTATGCGCGTTCGCTCACGTCGCGTCCGATGAAGGGTATGCTCACCGGCCCCATCACAATTCTGCAGTGGTCGTTTGTGCGCAACGATATCCCGCGCCAGCAGACAGCATGGCAGATTGCCCTGGCGCTGCGTTCGGAAGTCAACGATCTGGAAGCTGCGGGCATCCGCATCATCCAGGTGGATGAGCCCGCATTGCGTGAAGGTTTGCCGCTGCGCCATGCCGATTGGGAAACCTATCTGGACTGGGCGGTCAAAGCATTCCGCCTCTCCACGAGTGGCGTTGAGGACGAGACGCAGATTCACACGCATATGTGCTACTGCGAGTTTGAAGATGTGTTGCCTTCCATCGCCGCACTCGACGCGGACGTCATCTCGATGGAGTCCGCGCGTTCGCAAATGGAACTGCTGGATGCCTTCCGTGCACATGGCTATCCCAACGAGATCGGACCGGGCGTGTACGACATCCACTCGCCCCGCGTGCCTTCTGCGGAAGAGATGGGTGAGTTACTGGGCCTCGCGATCAACGCCCTTAAACCGGGACAGGTCTGGGTCAATCCGGATTGCGGCTTGAAGACGCGTGGCTGGCCAGAAACGGTGGAAGCATTGAAGAACATGTGCGAGGCTGCCGTTCAGGCTCGCATCGCATTCACTGCGTAA
- a CDS encoding type II toxin-antitoxin system HicB family antitoxin, with the protein MKFHVKIEQDEDGFFLASVPALPGCYSDGKTEEEAHRNIQEAMELWLEAEDAKAVAALPEAERKILVEIAPRLLEAEAA; encoded by the coding sequence ATGAAATTCCACGTGAAAATTGAGCAGGATGAAGATGGCTTTTTTCTTGCTTCGGTTCCAGCGTTGCCAGGTTGTTACTCAGATGGCAAAACTGAAGAAGAGGCCCATAGAAACATCCAGGAGGCAATGGAGCTTTGGCTGGAGGCCGAAGATGCTAAGGCTGTAGCCGCTTTACCGGAGGCAGAGCGAAAGATTCTGGTCGAGATCGCTCCTAGACTTCTGGAAGCAGAAGCCGCCTGA
- the lysA gene encoding diaminopimelate decarboxylase — protein sequence MDQGRPFAYSGQRLVCDGVDVAGLADTFGTPLYVYSAKQISDRAGLFQSSFAGTPHTVCYAVKANSSLAILKMLAAQGCGFDIVSGGELARVLKAGGPEVASRVVFSGVGKIAEEMDAALAADILQFNVESEPELELLASRAAALGKKARIALRVNPDVSAETHPYISTGLSAHKFGIGIQLARAVYTRAAQFPSIEATGVSVHIGSQIRQVEPFAEALEKTLNLVRELRADGHNIRNVDAGGGLGIEYGDKTFDAAQQVQKYAAALQSALGSMDVHLLLEPGRFLVGQAGALITRVLYRKANGDKKFTIVDAAMNDLIRPALYQAHHEIVPVVRNEAAATEEADIVGPVCESGDFFARSRALQQTEQGDLIAILDAGAYGLSLSSNYNTRVRPAEVLIEDGNARLIRRRETYDELFAPEIF from the coding sequence ATGGATCAGGGAAGACCGTTTGCCTACTCCGGGCAGAGACTCGTATGTGATGGCGTTGATGTAGCAGGGCTGGCCGACACCTTTGGCACGCCGTTGTATGTGTATTCCGCAAAACAGATCTCCGACCGCGCCGGACTGTTTCAAAGCTCCTTCGCTGGTACACCGCATACCGTTTGCTATGCGGTGAAAGCGAACTCCTCACTTGCCATTCTCAAGATGCTTGCTGCGCAGGGATGCGGCTTTGACATTGTCAGCGGTGGTGAACTTGCCCGCGTACTTAAGGCAGGCGGACCGGAAGTCGCATCGCGTGTCGTCTTCTCTGGCGTAGGAAAAATCGCTGAAGAGATGGACGCCGCACTCGCCGCAGACATCCTGCAGTTCAATGTGGAAAGCGAACCGGAACTCGAGTTGCTGGCATCACGTGCCGCTGCCCTGGGGAAAAAAGCACGCATCGCTCTGCGCGTGAACCCCGATGTTTCCGCAGAGACACATCCCTACATCTCTACCGGCCTCAGTGCACACAAGTTTGGCATCGGCATTCAACTGGCCCGTGCCGTGTATACCCGCGCAGCGCAGTTCCCTTCCATTGAAGCCACAGGCGTCAGCGTCCATATCGGTTCGCAGATTCGCCAAGTGGAACCATTCGCGGAAGCCCTTGAGAAGACACTGAACCTCGTCCGTGAACTTCGCGCAGACGGCCACAATATCCGCAACGTCGACGCGGGTGGCGGCCTCGGCATTGAGTACGGCGACAAGACCTTCGATGCGGCTCAGCAGGTGCAGAAGTATGCTGCGGCGCTGCAGTCCGCACTCGGCAGCATGGACGTGCATCTGTTGCTGGAACCGGGACGCTTCCTCGTCGGTCAGGCAGGCGCACTGATAACACGTGTGCTATATCGCAAGGCCAACGGCGACAAGAAATTCACCATTGTCGACGCCGCAATGAACGACCTGATTCGTCCAGCGCTCTACCAGGCACACCACGAGATTGTGCCTGTCGTTCGCAACGAAGCTGCGGCAACCGAAGAAGCGGACATCGTAGGCCCGGTATGCGAAAGCGGCGACTTCTTTGCCCGTTCGCGCGCCCTGCAACAGACAGAACAGGGCGACCTCATCGCCATCCTCGATGCCGGAGCTTACGGCCTCTCATTAAGCTCCAACTACAACACGCGGGTCCGTCCGGCAGAGGTGCTGATCGAAGACGGCAACGCACGCCTGATCCGCCGTCGCGAAACCTACGACGAGCTGTTCGCACCAGAGATTTTTTAG
- a CDS encoding YbaB/EbfC family nucleoid-associated protein: MDFSKLQEMMGQAQHMQAQMEEKLATTTADATSGGGLVTARVNGRKELLRLKLDPNVLTAASGDIEMLEDLITAAINEAGRKADAQIQSETQGMLGGMDLGKLLG, from the coding sequence ATGGATTTCAGCAAACTACAGGAAATGATGGGCCAGGCGCAGCACATGCAGGCTCAGATGGAAGAAAAGTTGGCCACCACCACGGCTGATGCTACTTCTGGCGGCGGTCTGGTGACGGCGCGGGTGAATGGTCGCAAGGAACTACTGCGGCTGAAGCTGGACCCGAACGTGCTGACGGCTGCTTCCGGTGACATCGAAATGCTGGAAGACCTGATCACCGCCGCCATTAACGAAGCGGGCCGCAAAGCCGATGCGCAGATCCAGTCGGAAACGCAGGGTATGCTGGGCGGCATGGATTTAGGCAAGCTGCTCGGATAG
- the dnaX gene encoding DNA polymerase III subunit gamma/tau, producing the protein MSYQVLARKYRPQRFADVAGQDHVTRTLQNALEQGRIAHGYIFSGHRGIGKTTIARILACALNCRNAIGSPERPTPEPCLKCDACLEIRAGNAVDVIEIDAATNRGIDEIRELRDAARYRPARDRFKIYILDEAHQITDAAFNALLKTLEEPPDHIVFMMATTEPENIPQTIRSRCQHFSFHAVKLDDILGELRGIAAHEGVAADEAALSLLAEAGDGSMRDALSIMDQAIASAPVVDGKAQLSVAEIRELMGTVPNTVFEEILESVARNDAATVLTTAGRLLDAGNSPSQIARQFVRYLRNCVVAKIASLTEDENSSDLLQISPDERRRAVRTALLFTEEELTRFLNVMLRTFDDLGFRQEQRLHLEMGLIKLVHLQRLVPVEEFLAQLPKTAGNSTPRVLPPQRAAIPVAPAPAPRPAAAPSRFSGSPEPATPRSQAAPTPSTSTSPFTSNSVESTGRPVASVASQPQTEGNLALASEPVKEPANVSPLAQPGVITMPEPSTGLNAHVEPSPIVLEEPIAIAAQADEDYDPSWESMTPPEADPEATEPASQPVATNSAAAGTAELQAAAVEALFATKKNNSAAEQLEESQWTIANGEVKIEVSLSKPMIGTIFRPDVEAIIKTALREKGLVGVKISVVSAAVDNKPKEPKKPRSGSVQAKALEHPTVQKAQKLFNAEISTVFDLRKD; encoded by the coding sequence ATGTCGTATCAGGTTCTTGCCCGCAAATATCGTCCGCAACGCTTCGCTGATGTGGCGGGGCAGGACCACGTCACCCGAACGCTCCAGAATGCCCTGGAACAAGGCCGCATTGCGCATGGCTACATCTTCAGCGGACATCGCGGTATCGGTAAGACGACCATCGCACGCATCCTGGCTTGTGCGCTGAACTGTCGTAATGCGATTGGTTCGCCTGAGCGCCCCACACCGGAGCCTTGCCTGAAGTGCGATGCCTGCCTGGAAATTCGCGCAGGCAACGCCGTGGACGTCATTGAAATCGACGCCGCGACGAATCGTGGTATCGACGAGATACGTGAACTGCGCGATGCCGCGCGGTATCGCCCCGCGCGTGATCGCTTCAAGATTTACATCCTTGACGAAGCGCACCAGATCACCGATGCCGCCTTTAATGCGTTGCTGAAGACGCTGGAGGAGCCACCCGATCACATCGTCTTCATGATGGCGACGACGGAACCCGAAAACATTCCGCAGACCATTCGGTCGCGCTGCCAGCACTTCAGCTTTCATGCGGTGAAGCTGGATGACATTCTGGGCGAGCTGCGCGGTATTGCAGCGCATGAAGGTGTTGCCGCGGATGAAGCCGCGCTGTCGCTGCTGGCCGAAGCGGGCGACGGCTCGATGCGCGATGCGCTGTCCATCATGGATCAGGCGATTGCGTCGGCCCCGGTAGTTGATGGCAAGGCGCAACTGAGCGTTGCAGAAATCCGCGAACTGATGGGCACTGTGCCCAACACGGTCTTTGAAGAGATTCTGGAATCCGTTGCACGCAACGATGCGGCGACTGTCCTGACCACAGCCGGACGGCTGCTGGATGCGGGCAATTCGCCTTCGCAGATTGCGCGACAGTTTGTGCGTTACCTGCGCAATTGCGTCGTAGCAAAAATTGCATCGCTGACCGAGGATGAAAACTCCAGTGACCTGCTGCAGATCAGCCCGGATGAACGTCGCCGCGCGGTGCGGACAGCGTTACTGTTCACGGAAGAGGAACTGACACGCTTTCTGAACGTGATGCTGCGCACGTTTGATGACCTTGGCTTCCGGCAGGAGCAGCGGCTGCACCTGGAGATGGGCCTGATCAAGCTGGTGCATCTGCAACGGCTGGTGCCGGTGGAGGAGTTCCTCGCACAATTGCCGAAGACGGCAGGAAACTCCACTCCGCGAGTTCTACCGCCGCAACGCGCGGCCATTCCAGTGGCCCCCGCGCCTGCTCCACGCCCCGCTGCCGCGCCATCACGGTTCAGTGGATCGCCTGAACCTGCTACGCCGCGCTCCCAGGCCGCTCCCACGCCTTCCACTTCAACTTCGCCATTCACTTCTAACTCCGTGGAGTCAACAGGGCGTCCTGTGGCCAGCGTTGCCTCGCAGCCGCAGACGGAAGGGAACCTGGCGCTGGCTTCAGAGCCCGTAAAAGAGCCTGCGAATGTTTCTCCGCTGGCCCAGCCCGGTGTCATCACCATGCCGGAGCCAAGCACGGGGTTGAATGCCCATGTGGAGCCGTCGCCCATCGTTCTGGAAGAGCCGATTGCGATCGCGGCACAGGCGGATGAGGACTATGACCCCTCGTGGGAGAGCATGACTCCCCCTGAGGCCGATCCAGAGGCCACCGAGCCTGCATCGCAGCCCGTAGCCACCAATTCTGCCGCAGCCGGTACAGCGGAATTACAGGCGGCCGCAGTCGAGGCACTGTTCGCCACGAAGAAGAACAACTCCGCGGCAGAGCAGTTGGAAGAGAGCCAGTGGACCATTGCCAATGGCGAAGTGAAAATTGAAGTTTCGCTCTCCAAGCCGATGATTGGCACCATCTTCCGCCCCGATGTGGAGGCGATCATCAAAACGGCGCTGCGCGAAAAAGGTCTGGTTGGTGTGAAGATCAGCGTCGTTTCCGCAGCCGTCGACAACAAACCAAAGGAGCCGAAGAAGCCTCGCTCCGGTTCCGTGCAGGCCAAAGCTTTGGAGCATCCTACGGTGCAGAAGGCGCAGAAGCTGTTTAACGCGGAGATCAGCACGGTGTTCGATCTCCGAAAGGATTAG
- a CDS encoding PspC domain-containing protein: MYGPLIRPRYDRKVAGVCAAFARSYGWDPTTVRLILVLLVLFGGGGLLAYVVCWIVIPEEPLGMSYPYPGQYPPPPPPANYPPQYTQPYPGNTPPTPPAEPPATS, encoded by the coding sequence ATGTACGGTCCTTTGATTCGTCCTCGTTATGACCGCAAGGTTGCTGGTGTCTGTGCTGCATTTGCCCGTTCCTATGGATGGGACCCCACCACCGTTCGACTGATCCTTGTGTTGTTGGTGCTCTTCGGTGGCGGTGGCCTTCTGGCATATGTCGTGTGCTGGATTGTCATTCCAGAAGAACCGCTTGGCATGAGCTATCCGTATCCCGGCCAATATCCGCCTCCGCCCCCACCGGCGAATTACCCGCCGCAGTACACACAGCCTTATCCGGGAAACACACCCCCCACACCTCCTGCAGAACCGCCTGCAACCTCGTAA
- a CDS encoding DUF6454 family protein — protein MTVYRILYADRMILRVMMMVLGLSVSATAQIQGVEHAHMADVQSLQGTVFHVQGIDLDKEHIWVTSVDSTAHKGYLQQFNRKTGIFERQVDLSDGERYHPGGFSISGNSIWVPVAEYKPNSSATLLELDKKSLKVKRKISVADHVGCVAVTKDKLIAGNWGSRKLYVIGMDGKVIRVMDTPSQNQYQDIKFVNGMLVGGGNLTKTTGAVDWYEWPSMKPVRSLASGTTDRSRLYSAEGMTLKGNDLYLLPEDGPTRVFHFVIDK, from the coding sequence ATGACAGTTTACCGAATCCTTTATGCTGATCGCATGATCCTGCGAGTAATGATGATGGTTCTCGGCTTGTCCGTCTCTGCCACGGCACAGATACAAGGTGTTGAGCATGCGCACATGGCCGATGTGCAATCGCTGCAAGGAACGGTGTTTCACGTGCAGGGCATTGACCTGGATAAGGAACACATCTGGGTAACGTCAGTCGATTCCACTGCGCACAAAGGTTATCTGCAGCAGTTCAATCGGAAGACAGGCATCTTCGAGCGGCAGGTGGATCTTAGCGATGGCGAACGCTATCACCCCGGCGGGTTCTCCATCAGCGGTAATTCCATATGGGTACCCGTGGCGGAATATAAGCCGAACAGCAGCGCAACATTGTTGGAACTGGATAAGAAATCACTGAAGGTCAAACGAAAGATCTCGGTAGCCGATCACGTTGGTTGTGTCGCGGTAACAAAGGACAAGTTGATTGCAGGCAACTGGGGCAGCCGGAAGCTGTATGTCATTGGCATGGACGGCAAGGTGATTCGCGTGATGGATACGCCATCACAGAACCAATATCAGGACATCAAATTTGTGAACGGGATGCTGGTGGGCGGTGGCAATCTGACAAAGACCACAGGTGCCGTGGACTGGTATGAATGGCCGTCGATGAAGCCAGTACGCTCTCTTGCATCGGGAACGACGGATCGCAGCCGTCTATACAGCGCAGAAGGGATGACCCTTAAAGGAAACGATCTGTATCTACTGCCGGAGGATGGGCCGACGCGCGTGTTTCACTTTGTCATCGACAAATAG
- a CDS encoding type II toxin-antitoxin system HicA family toxin, producing the protein MGTLANISTDEAIKVFKKLGWDFDRKRGSHIVLVKSGAKNLVLPERKEMRPGTLRGLIRDAEITVDEFLALH; encoded by the coding sequence ATGGGGACGTTGGCGAATATTTCCACCGATGAAGCCATAAAGGTTTTCAAAAAGCTCGGATGGGATTTTGATCGCAAAAGAGGAAGCCATATCGTCCTTGTAAAGAGTGGTGCGAAGAATTTGGTCCTTCCGGAACGTAAGGAAATGAGGCCAGGAACACTCCGGGGTCTTATCCGCGATGCTGAGATCACCGTCGATGAGTTTCTGGCCCTCCACTAA
- a CDS encoding tetratricopeptide repeat protein → MFRCASIRRFLPLAAAMLCCSMAVAQQDTKPAKKCKPKDTACNNAQSSSDTSGQSQSMPDQFPFPTEDSKHGDNADGTPAAPPAQAPKQNGLPQMPTDPVPDPPAESEKPMRIPRGDDAAGSSSSSGSSSSSSSSADDDSDVAPTTEAPNAPVKSAPLKNYGAKDNIEIIREKLDKTRVPDDLKVGKYYMDTGNTQGAYLRFKDAVSYDPEDPDARFYLAEAASKLKHREEAVANYQECLKLDPGGDHDKASRHALTELGISAK, encoded by the coding sequence ATGTTCCGCTGCGCCTCCATCCGCCGTTTTCTTCCGCTTGCCGCCGCAATGCTCTGCTGCAGCATGGCCGTCGCGCAGCAAGACACAAAACCTGCGAAGAAGTGCAAGCCAAAAGACACCGCCTGCAATAACGCCCAGTCTTCATCGGACACGTCCGGCCAGTCACAGTCGATGCCCGACCAGTTCCCTTTTCCGACGGAAGATTCCAAACACGGCGATAATGCTGACGGAACACCCGCCGCGCCGCCTGCTCAGGCACCAAAGCAGAATGGCTTGCCGCAGATGCCCACCGACCCCGTCCCCGACCCTCCCGCCGAGTCGGAAAAGCCTATGCGCATTCCGCGCGGCGATGACGCGGCAGGTTCCAGTTCAAGCTCCGGTTCCAGCAGCAGTAGTTCCAGTTCGGCAGATGACGACAGCGATGTAGCGCCGACCACCGAAGCGCCCAATGCACCAGTAAAATCGGCTCCCCTGAAGAACTACGGTGCAAAGGACAACATCGAAATCATTCGCGAAAAGCTGGACAAGACGCGCGTCCCAGACGACTTGAAGGTTGGCAAATATTACATGGACACCGGCAACACGCAGGGAGCGTATCTGCGTTTCAAGGACGCCGTCAGTTACGATCCCGAAGATCCCGACGCGCGCTTCTACCTGGCCGAAGCCGCCTCAAAGCTCAAGCATCGCGAGGAAGCCGTGGCCAACTATCAGGAATGCCTGAAGCTGGACCCCGGTGGGGACCACGATAAAGCATCGCGACATGCGCTGACCGAACTGGGCATCTCTGCCAAATAG
- a CDS encoding serine hydrolase — MANMPLRMFHKTIRTLLHAAGFSLLAYGSIAIAQSPDAVTSAVQQIIAQHHGKVAVYAHQLNTGKTIAIDAEVPLQTASTIKLAMLWTAMREIGLGRAAWDEKLTLQPGEGVGGSGVLHFFDTPLTVTLKDVATMMVIVSDNTATNMMIDRFTTKKVDDNMTALGLDQTWLYKKVFKPATGPMPADQKKFGLGKTTARQVGTVMEKIGRCDLNITGQPVVDPAKAQVACKAAIEMLRNQFYRDTIPRYLETLDNTEAGSGIASKTGSLDATRSDVAIVAAKSGPIVLAVYTYENADKGWSVDNEGEVTVAKIAKVIVSAWSPQGIDGKSLTPGLGLSVAK; from the coding sequence ATGGCGAACATGCCCCTCCGCATGTTCCATAAAACAATTCGAACACTCCTTCACGCCGCAGGATTCTCCTTGCTGGCTTACGGTTCTATTGCGATCGCGCAATCGCCGGACGCCGTTACAAGCGCGGTGCAGCAGATCATCGCGCAGCATCATGGCAAGGTCGCCGTCTATGCCCATCAGCTCAACACCGGCAAAACAATTGCAATCGATGCCGAGGTGCCCCTGCAGACAGCAAGCACGATCAAGCTCGCCATGCTGTGGACGGCCATGCGCGAAATTGGTCTGGGACGCGCCGCGTGGGACGAAAAGCTGACGCTGCAGCCGGGTGAAGGCGTGGGTGGCTCCGGCGTGTTGCATTTCTTCGATACGCCGTTGACCGTCACCTTGAAGGATGTGGCCACAATGATGGTTATCGTCAGCGACAATACTGCCACCAACATGATGATTGACCGCTTCACAACGAAGAAGGTCGATGACAACATGACGGCGCTGGGTTTGGACCAAACGTGGCTCTACAAGAAAGTTTTCAAACCAGCGACTGGGCCCATGCCCGCGGACCAGAAAAAGTTTGGCCTGGGCAAGACGACAGCGCGTCAGGTCGGCACGGTGATGGAGAAGATTGGCCGCTGCGATTTGAACATTACAGGCCAACCCGTAGTCGATCCGGCAAAGGCGCAGGTGGCATGTAAGGCGGCCATCGAGATGCTTCGCAATCAGTTCTACCGCGACACCATTCCGCGTTATCTGGAGACGTTGGACAACACGGAAGCGGGAAGTGGTATTGCCAGTAAGACCGGATCGCTGGATGCCACACGGTCCGATGTGGCGATCGTTGCGGCGAAGTCTGGCCCCATCGTCCTGGCGGTGTACACCTACGAGAATGCGGACAAAGGTTGGAGCGTGGACAACGAAGGCGAAGTTACCGTGGCGAAGATTGCAAAGGTGATTGTCAGCGCGTGGTCTCCCCAGGGGATTGATGGAAAATCACTGACGCCGGGGCTTGGATTATCTGTCGCGAAATAA